The Chryseobacterium suipulveris genome window below encodes:
- the cas6 gene encoding CRISPR-associated endoribonuclease Cas6, giving the protein MRLHIKLTKNTEIIPFNYQKLLTGCVHKWIGENNSQHGIVSLYSFSWLQNVKPSQKGLNLTRDSHMFFSFHESELAKEVIKGILKSPEMFCGIKVRDVLIQDTPEFFDHERFYITSPILIKRRLEDGNEKHYTYEDEESDELMTTTLKTKLREAGMDDEGVRVYFDKEYSNPKTKIISYGKIRNKANICPVFIEGAPEQIAFAWNVGLGNSTGVGFGSIEKY; this is encoded by the coding sequence ATGAGGCTTCATATAAAACTTACTAAAAATACTGAAATAATACCGTTCAATTATCAAAAATTGCTTACGGGATGCGTGCATAAATGGATTGGTGAAAACAATTCTCAGCACGGAATTGTAAGTCTGTATTCATTTTCATGGCTTCAAAATGTAAAACCATCTCAAAAGGGATTGAATCTAACTCGCGACTCGCATATGTTTTTCAGTTTTCATGAAAGTGAGTTGGCAAAAGAAGTAATCAAAGGAATTTTGAAGTCTCCCGAAATGTTTTGCGGAATTAAAGTAAGAGATGTCTTGATTCAAGATACGCCCGAATTTTTTGATCATGAAAGGTTTTACATTACAAGTCCAATTTTAATTAAGAGAAGATTGGAGGATGGAAATGAAAAGCATTATACTTACGAAGACGAGGAATCGGATGAATTGATGACAACAACCTTGAAGACAAAACTTAGAGAGGCGGGAATGGATGATGAAGGTGTGCGTGTTTACTTTGATAAAGAATATTCGAACCCTAAAACCAAGATCATTTCCTATGGTAAAATTAGGAATAAAGCTAATATTTGTCCGGTATTTATAGAGGGAGCACCTGAGCAAATCGCATTTGCATGGAATGTAGGCCTTGGAAACAGTACGGGAGTAGGATTTGGTTCAATTGAAAAATATTAG
- the cas4 gene encoding CRISPR-associated protein Cas4 has translation MHLIATHINYYIVCPRKLWLFANGINMEHTSDTVYDGKLLHETSYPQRAEKYNEIEVSASFDGIDLSGKIDFYDAKNKIIHETKRSDKVEEAHEWQVKFYIWLLELNGIEGVTATLEYPKLRRTDEVLLSQTDRLFLQETVQKVKSLIEAELCPPKINAKICKSCSYYELCYIEE, from the coding sequence ATGCACCTCATTGCCACACATATCAACTACTATATTGTTTGCCCGCGCAAGCTTTGGCTTTTTGCAAACGGCATCAATATGGAGCACACTTCCGACACCGTTTATGACGGGAAATTGCTTCATGAAACAAGCTATCCGCAGCGGGCGGAAAAATATAATGAGATTGAGGTTTCGGCAAGTTTTGATGGAATAGACTTGTCGGGAAAAATAGATTTTTACGATGCCAAAAATAAAATCATCCACGAAACCAAACGCAGCGATAAGGTGGAGGAAGCGCACGAGTGGCAGGTGAAATTTTACATTTGGTTACTGGAGCTGAATGGCATTGAGGGCGTAACCGCAACTTTGGAATATCCCAAATTGCGAAGGACGGACGAGGTGTTGCTTTCTCAAACCGACCGGTTATTTTTGCAGGAAACCGTGCAGAAAGTAAAATCCCTTATCGAAGCTGAACTTTGCCCGCCAAAGATCAATGCGAAGATTTGTAAAAGCTGCAGTTATTATGAGTTGTGCTATATCGAAGAATAA
- a CDS encoding aminopeptidase P family protein, whose product MTSSQKISALRQKMSENNIDAFIVFSADPHMSEYLPDEWQERSWLSGFTGSAGFVVVTKNNAALWTDGRYFVQAPIELEGSGIVLMKDGMEGTPNYIDWIISETPEKGTVAVNALATSNSNWELLTEKLSAKGRKLVDLPLLKEIWTNRNPNAKKNPVFVHPIERAGRSVTDKLFDIRNKMEEMGASTHIISSLDDVAWTLNLRGSDVQANPVFLGYIVLTKDTAELFVDTEKLDDHARKQMYDSFVKVRPYDEFFTALKQIKNQAILISPNSNQSIFEHLKTDNTFIKAPVPGNLMKAIKNETELEGFRTVMQRDGVAMVKFLYWLTHQAGKEAMTEYSIGKKLRSFRAEGKNFVGESFGSIVGYLENGAIMHYSAKSEGSKEVTNASSILVDSGGQYLEGTTDITRTLALGAVSDEFKRNCTLALKGMIQLSMVKFPKGTRGVQLDAFARMALWKEAKDYNHGTGHGVGSFMNVHEGPQNIRKDMNFQDLIPGMVVSNEPGFYFDYHYGIRHENLIAVKEWKKTDFGSFYEFETLTICPFDRNVIEVSLLTEPEKEWLNNYHQWCKEKLENDLEGEVRDWFLEQVKPI is encoded by the coding sequence ATGACTTCTTCACAAAAAATATCGGCGCTCCGCCAAAAAATGTCAGAAAACAATATCGACGCTTTCATCGTCTTTTCGGCAGATCCTCACATGAGCGAGTATCTTCCCGACGAGTGGCAGGAAAGGTCGTGGCTTTCAGGTTTTACCGGTTCTGCTGGATTCGTGGTGGTGACCAAAAACAATGCGGCTTTGTGGACCGACGGAAGATATTTCGTACAGGCGCCGATCGAGCTCGAAGGTTCAGGAATTGTACTGATGAAGGACGGTATGGAAGGAACACCCAACTATATCGACTGGATCATTTCTGAAACGCCGGAAAAAGGAACCGTTGCTGTAAATGCTTTGGCGACTTCCAACTCCAACTGGGAATTGCTGACTGAGAAGCTTTCGGCAAAAGGTAGAAAATTGGTGGATTTACCATTGCTAAAGGAGATCTGGACAAACAGAAATCCCAATGCGAAAAAGAACCCGGTTTTCGTGCATCCCATCGAAAGAGCAGGAAGATCAGTAACAGATAAACTCTTCGACATCCGTAATAAGATGGAGGAAATGGGAGCTTCCACCCACATTATTTCAAGTTTGGACGATGTAGCGTGGACTTTAAATTTAAGGGGAAGCGATGTTCAGGCAAACCCGGTGTTCTTAGGGTATATCGTTTTAACAAAAGACACGGCTGAACTTTTTGTAGATACAGAAAAACTCGACGACCACGCCAGAAAACAGATGTACGATTCCTTCGTGAAGGTGCGTCCGTACGACGAATTCTTTACCGCTTTGAAACAAATAAAGAATCAAGCCATCCTCATTTCGCCAAACAGCAACCAATCGATTTTTGAGCATCTCAAAACCGACAATACCTTTATCAAAGCACCTGTTCCCGGCAATCTGATGAAAGCCATTAAGAACGAAACCGAACTCGAAGGTTTCAGAACGGTGATGCAGCGCGATGGTGTGGCGATGGTGAAGTTCCTGTACTGGCTCACTCATCAAGCTGGAAAAGAAGCGATGACCGAATATTCCATCGGGAAGAAACTTCGTAGTTTCCGTGCGGAAGGCAAAAACTTTGTGGGCGAAAGTTTCGGTTCCATCGTCGGCTATCTGGAAAACGGTGCCATCATGCATTACTCGGCGAAAAGCGAGGGAAGCAAGGAAGTGACCAATGCGTCATCTATCCTCGTCGATTCCGGCGGACAGTATCTGGAAGGAACTACGGACATTACCAGAACTTTGGCTTTGGGAGCAGTTTCCGATGAGTTCAAGCGTAATTGTACGTTAGCTTTAAAAGGAATGATCCAACTCTCAATGGTGAAATTCCCGAAAGGAACGAGGGGAGTGCAGCTCGACGCATTTGCGAGAATGGCGTTGTGGAAAGAGGCAAAAGACTACAACCACGGAACGGGACACGGTGTGGGAAGCTTTATGAACGTGCACGAAGGTCCGCAAAATATCAGAAAGGATATGAACTTCCAGGATCTGATTCCGGGAATGGTGGTTTCCAACGAGCCGGGATTCTATTTCGACTACCACTACGGAATCCGCCACGAAAATCTGATCGCTGTGAAAGAATGGAAGAAAACCGACTTCGGAAGTTTCTACGAATTCGAAACCTTGACGATCTGTCCGTTCGACCGCAATGTGATCGAGGTTTCCCTTCTCACCGAACCAGAAAAAGAATGGCTGAACAACTACCACCAATGGTGCAAGGAAAAACTCGAAAACGATCTGGAGGGCGAAGTAAGGGATTGGTTTTTGGAGCAGGTGAAACCAATTTAA
- the cas3 gene encoding CRISPR-associated helicase Cas3' has protein sequence MIKLADIYAKSIHYGGTSLLNHTKDVVNAIELFAEQLDYPFDIELAKKGAVLHDIGKAHPHFRSRISEYNHDSLLKKRHFESITHRHEISSLAFLSAFPEEEWDALIDMVVGHHKSVQNDSKRKGILDISTDERDWASNHLLDWDEWWECGKELLESFGYNCPEISKENATESLQYVRKYCQQKKTGWSPWRGLLKAADHFASAFNEKTSEQLDSLFEKPNLSFYYGSDRRSELYPLSLIDTSDARLHTIVIAPTGAGKTDFLMKRCKGRIFYTLPFQASINAMYQRFKKVVPNKDIRLLHATSEIVVKREGGKNYVDEQILQPLAGSSIKVLTPHQIASIVFGIRGFETAMLDIKGCDVILDEIHTYSDFSQAMVLEVIKALKYLECRIHIGTATMPTLLYKKLIEILGSSENVYEVKLSDAELEKFNRHKVYKHSADYDISELINLAIENKEKLLIIYNTVKGAQQAFKKIEENYPSVPKMLIHSRFKRGLRVNLENNLKEFYNGTKDNVGFKPCIVVSTQVVEVSLDISFDRMITQCAPLDALIQRFGRVNRYRSEKNIGKLKSVHVIEPKGNVLPYKLDILQKSFSALPENGAVLEECSLQEGIDLVYDVFDMKEIDIHLKFIDNQIVLKELTDCKKSVLIEALEIEGATCILEADREKYLLSNWEQRIEFEIPVNWKTLRGYVKEYEQLEVGSRPFVVPQKEEMHEKYGLELVEHENIW, from the coding sequence ATGATAAAATTAGCTGACATCTATGCTAAGAGTATTCATTATGGAGGAACATCTTTATTAAATCATACAAAAGATGTTGTAAATGCGATTGAGTTGTTTGCAGAACAATTAGATTATCCGTTTGATATTGAGTTGGCTAAAAAAGGTGCTGTTTTGCACGATATAGGAAAGGCGCATCCACATTTTAGAAGTCGAATATCAGAGTATAATCATGATTCTCTATTAAAGAAGCGACACTTCGAAAGCATTACACATCGTCATGAAATTAGTTCTTTGGCTTTTTTGAGTGCATTTCCTGAGGAAGAATGGGATGCGTTAATTGACATGGTTGTAGGCCATCATAAATCCGTTCAAAATGATAGCAAAAGAAAGGGTATTTTGGATATTTCAACGGATGAGCGTGATTGGGCAAGTAATCATTTATTGGATTGGGATGAATGGTGGGAATGTGGAAAAGAGCTTTTAGAAAGTTTTGGTTATAATTGTCCGGAAATATCAAAAGAAAACGCTACCGAGTCTTTACAATATGTACGAAAATATTGTCAGCAAAAGAAAACAGGCTGGTCGCCATGGAGAGGTTTATTAAAAGCCGCCGATCATTTTGCCTCAGCTTTTAATGAAAAGACAAGCGAGCAATTAGATTCTTTGTTTGAAAAGCCAAATCTATCTTTTTACTATGGGAGTGACAGAAGGTCGGAACTATATCCACTTTCTTTAATAGATACAAGTGATGCCCGCTTACATACAATTGTTATTGCGCCTACAGGAGCAGGCAAAACAGATTTTTTGATGAAAAGATGTAAGGGACGTATATTTTATACATTACCTTTTCAAGCTTCAATCAATGCTATGTATCAACGGTTCAAAAAAGTAGTTCCGAACAAAGATATTCGATTGTTACATGCAACTTCCGAAATAGTTGTGAAAAGAGAAGGAGGCAAGAATTATGTTGATGAACAAATTTTACAACCGCTTGCAGGTTCGTCCATCAAGGTTCTTACTCCACATCAGATTGCTTCCATTGTATTTGGAATTAGGGGGTTTGAAACAGCAATGTTAGACATTAAGGGTTGCGATGTTATTCTTGATGAAATACATACTTATTCAGACTTTTCGCAAGCAATGGTTTTGGAAGTTATCAAAGCTTTAAAATATCTTGAATGTAGAATACATATTGGCACAGCTACAATGCCTACATTGCTTTATAAAAAATTGATAGAAATTCTTGGAAGTAGTGAAAATGTGTACGAAGTGAAGTTGTCAGATGCTGAGTTGGAAAAGTTTAATAGACATAAGGTTTATAAGCATTCTGCTGATTATGATATTTCTGAATTAATTAATCTGGCAATCGAAAATAAGGAAAAGTTACTTATCATTTATAATACCGTAAAGGGTGCGCAACAAGCGTTTAAAAAAATAGAAGAAAATTATCCAAGCGTTCCGAAAATGCTTATTCATAGTCGTTTTAAAAGAGGTTTGAGGGTAAATCTTGAGAATAATTTAAAGGAGTTTTATAATGGTACGAAAGATAATGTTGGATTTAAACCCTGCATTGTGGTTTCTACACAAGTTGTAGAAGTTAGTTTAGATATAAGCTTTGATCGAATGATAACACAATGCGCACCTTTGGATGCCCTAATTCAAAGATTTGGCAGAGTAAACAGATATAGGTCTGAAAAAAATATCGGGAAACTTAAGTCTGTGCATGTTATTGAACCCAAAGGAAATGTCTTGCCATATAAGTTAGATATTTTACAAAAAAGTTTTAGTGCTCTTCCTGAAAATGGTGCCGTGTTGGAAGAATGCAGTTTACAGGAAGGGATTGATCTGGTGTATGATGTTTTCGACATGAAAGAAATCGATATTCATCTAAAATTTATTGATAATCAGATTGTGCTAAAAGAACTGACCGATTGCAAAAAATCAGTACTTATTGAAGCACTCGAAATCGAGGGAGCAACATGTATTTTGGAAGCAGACCGAGAAAAATACTTATTAAGCAATTGGGAACAACGAATAGAATTTGAAATACCAGTAAACTGGAAAACCCTTCGCGGTTATGTAAAAGAGTACGAGCAGTTGGAAGTTGGCAGTCGCCCTTTTGTAGTTCCACAAAAGGAGGAAATGCACGAAAAATATGGTTTAGAATTAGTTGAACACGAAAATATTTGGTAA
- a CDS encoding tyrosine-type recombinase/integrase, producing MDYIKKLADKKQDSSGNHGNWISMYKHLVKYTNGHLLFENLDRDFVEGFKDYLVGAETKSEGVKLSQNSKYSYFNKFKAALKQAVRDRILPTNPGEDVDGFKQGEPQREYLSLEELKAVAKTECEIPVMKTAFLFSALTGLRWSDCQKLVWSEIQFSNELGNHIRFIQKKTKGAETLPISEQAVGLLGERSETDERVFVNLRYSAWYNLKLQQWMMAAGIHRTITFHCARHTYATLQLAAGTDIYTVSKLLGHRELRTTQIYAKVIDSKKIEAANKIKLDL from the coding sequence TTGGATTATATTAAAAAACTTGCTGACAAAAAGCAGGACAGCAGTGGCAACCACGGGAATTGGATTTCAATGTATAAACATCTTGTGAAGTATACCAATGGACATCTTTTGTTTGAAAATTTAGATCGTGATTTTGTTGAAGGGTTTAAAGATTATCTTGTTGGTGCAGAAACAAAGTCTGAAGGCGTTAAACTTTCCCAGAATTCTAAATACTCCTACTTCAATAAATTTAAAGCGGCTTTAAAGCAAGCGGTAAGAGATAGAATATTACCAACCAATCCAGGTGAAGACGTTGATGGCTTCAAACAGGGAGAACCGCAACGGGAATACTTAAGTTTGGAAGAACTTAAAGCAGTCGCCAAAACAGAGTGTGAAATTCCTGTAATGAAAACCGCTTTTCTGTTTTCTGCGCTTACAGGTTTGCGGTGGTCTGATTGCCAAAAATTGGTATGGTCCGAAATTCAGTTTTCAAATGAATTGGGAAATCATATCAGATTCATTCAGAAGAAAACCAAAGGAGCAGAAACACTTCCAATTTCTGAACAGGCAGTTGGATTGTTGGGAGAACGCAGTGAAACGGACGAAAGAGTTTTTGTAAATTTAAGATATTCTGCGTGGTATAACCTGAAATTGCAACAATGGATGATGGCTGCAGGCATCCATAGAACCATAACTTTTCACTGTGCTCGTCATACATACGCTACCTTGCAGTTAGCAGCAGGAACCGACATTTATACGGTTTCAAAACTTCTTGGGCACAGAGAACTGAGAACAACGCAGATTTATGCAAAAGTTATTGATTCAAAAAAGATTGAAGCCGCTAACAAGATAAAATTAGATTTATGA
- the cas2 gene encoding CRISPR-associated endonuclease Cas2 has protein sequence MYVILVYDINVKRVGKMLKLCRQYLNWIQNSVFEGEITEVKLKELVEKAKHIMDDETDSIIIFKSRQEKWLEKQVVGLEKNDLDTFL, from the coding sequence ATGTATGTGATTTTGGTTTACGATATCAATGTAAAGCGCGTGGGCAAGATGCTCAAGTTGTGCAGGCAATATTTGAACTGGATACAGAACAGCGTTTTCGAAGGCGAGATAACGGAGGTGAAACTGAAAGAACTCGTTGAAAAAGCCAAACACATCATGGATGACGAGACGGATAGCATCATCATCTTCAAGAGCCGGCAGGAGAAATGGCTGGAAAAACAGGTTGTAGGGCTGGAAAAAAATGATTTGGACACCTTTTTATAG
- the cas1b gene encoding type I-B CRISPR-associated endonuclease Cas1b: MKKSYYLFNPGRLSRKDNTLKFVPTDEEGREGMPKYIPVEGVKNLYCFGALDANSAMYNFLGKNQISVHFFDYYEHYTGSFMSKDYLLSGKVLIQQVGHYTNKKKRAAIARKLVEGAAFNMTKNLKYYSSRSKNCEVQITKISELSQSLEQYNGISEIMGIEGNIRMTYYEAFDTIINDFEMGNRTKQPPSNEVNALISFMNMMCYTLCLDQIYHTQLDPTVSFLHEPGFRRYSLALDLAEIFKPILVDRTMFALLNKKVIQSSDFDKKLNQCLLKESGRKKVVRAWEEKLNETIKHRSLGRSVSYKHLVKLECYKLMKHIMDMEEYQPFKAWW, translated from the coding sequence ATGAAAAAATCCTACTACCTTTTTAATCCCGGGAGACTGAGCCGGAAGGACAATACCCTGAAATTTGTGCCTACAGATGAAGAGGGGAGAGAAGGCATGCCGAAATACATCCCCGTGGAAGGCGTGAAAAACCTTTACTGCTTTGGCGCTCTCGATGCCAATTCTGCGATGTATAACTTCTTGGGCAAAAACCAGATTTCAGTTCATTTCTTCGATTATTACGAGCATTACACGGGCAGCTTTATGTCCAAGGATTATCTATTGAGCGGGAAGGTGCTGATACAGCAGGTGGGGCATTATACCAACAAAAAGAAGCGCGCCGCCATTGCCCGAAAATTGGTGGAGGGAGCGGCCTTCAATATGACCAAAAATTTAAAATATTATAGCAGCAGGAGCAAAAACTGCGAAGTTCAGATTACCAAAATCAGCGAGTTGTCCCAATCTTTGGAGCAATACAACGGCATCAGCGAGATTATGGGCATCGAAGGGAATATCAGGATGACTTATTACGAGGCGTTCGATACCATCATCAATGATTTCGAGATGGGAAACCGAACCAAGCAACCGCCTTCAAATGAGGTAAATGCCCTGATTTCGTTTATGAATATGATGTGTTACACACTTTGCTTGGATCAAATTTACCATACCCAGCTCGATCCCACGGTGAGCTTTCTGCATGAGCCGGGCTTTAGGCGGTATTCCCTGGCGTTGGATCTGGCGGAAATATTCAAGCCCATTTTGGTGGACCGCACGATGTTTGCCCTGCTCAACAAGAAAGTCATCCAGAGTTCCGATTTTGATAAAAAGCTGAACCAGTGCCTTTTAAAGGAATCGGGACGAAAAAAAGTGGTGCGCGCGTGGGAAGAAAAACTGAATGAAACTATAAAGCACCGCTCGCTCGGCAGAAGCGTGAGCTATAAGCATTTGGTAAAATTAGAATGCTATAAACTTATGAAGCATATAATGGATATGGAAGAGTATCAACCTTTTAAGGCGTGGTGGTGA
- a CDS encoding CRISPR-associated endoribonuclease Cas6, producing MRFKITLFAKGKQLPINYQYPLSAAIYKIIDKADKDYAEFLHETGYGKGFKLFCFSDLRGKFKAEGDRFNLQNDTISFEISFHLPEASQNFIKGLFMSQQMDIADKKSRVSGIVQTVETLPNPFAGKKDHEIVQAKFETASACVAGSKNEKDNYEFLAPTDPRFAESLLYNWKEKIKSVLPDVDIAQQMLSIEVKLFDKLPKSRLMTIKADTPAETKIRGFTDFGLEVIGEKRFVELL from the coding sequence ATGAGATTTAAAATTACCTTGTTTGCAAAGGGCAAGCAACTGCCCATAAATTATCAATATCCCTTGTCTGCGGCTATTTATAAAATTATTGACAAAGCTGATAAAGACTATGCGGAATTTCTGCACGAGACGGGATATGGTAAAGGATTTAAGCTGTTTTGTTTTTCGGATTTAAGGGGAAAATTTAAGGCAGAAGGCGACCGATTCAATTTGCAAAACGATACAATTTCTTTTGAAATTTCTTTCCATTTGCCGGAAGCATCGCAGAATTTTATTAAGGGTTTATTTATGAGTCAGCAGATGGATATTGCGGATAAGAAGAGCCGTGTTTCCGGTATTGTGCAGACCGTGGAAACCTTGCCTAATCCATTTGCCGGTAAAAAAGACCACGAAATAGTTCAAGCAAAATTTGAAACCGCATCGGCTTGCGTGGCGGGGAGTAAAAATGAAAAAGACAATTATGAGTTTTTAGCGCCTACCGATCCGCGTTTTGCTGAAAGCCTGCTATATAATTGGAAGGAGAAAATAAAATCGGTACTTCCTGATGTGGATATTGCGCAGCAAATGCTTTCTATTGAAGTAAAACTATTTGATAAGCTACCTAAATCGCGATTGATGACGATAAAAGCCGACACGCCCGCCGAAACCAAAATCCGTGGTTTTACCGATTTCGGGTTGGAAGTGATTGGGGAGAAGCGGTTTGTAGAGTTGTTGTAA
- the mnmE gene encoding tRNA uridine-5-carboxymethylaminomethyl(34) synthesis GTPase MnmE, whose translation MNNDTICALATANGIGAIGIIRVSGERSFKIVDKVFQGKNLEKVKSHSVHYGFIKDENEVIDEVMVSVFHSPKTFTTENSVEISFHGSPHIAKKILEVLIKNGARMAKAGEFTMRAFMNGRIDLSQAESIADLIASENEASRKVALNQLKGGISNEISNLRGDLLNFTSLVELELDFAEEDVEFADRSALNKLLNKIEDKLSSLIDSFQYGNAIKNGVDVAIIGKPNAGKSTLLNALLKEERAIVSDIAGTTRDTIEEILHIKGTAFRFIDTAGIRETTDKIEAIGVQKAKEKISTAKILLYLYDEFDSEPHEVIDFVKTFWREDLKIILLHNKIDLSGGYFENDFDKKVKAELFPKFTNSIIGVSAKEGTSVEAIKNELVEYIEDIKTSENTVITNQRHYESLQKSLESVKRVKSAISQSFHTELLAYELRYALEHLGEISGEFTNDEVLGNIFSKFCIGK comes from the coding sequence ATGAACAACGACACAATCTGCGCATTAGCAACTGCCAACGGAATCGGCGCGATCGGGATTATCAGGGTTTCTGGAGAGCGCTCTTTTAAAATCGTGGATAAAGTTTTTCAGGGTAAAAACCTTGAAAAAGTGAAATCTCATTCAGTTCATTATGGCTTCATTAAAGATGAAAACGAAGTTATCGATGAGGTGATGGTTTCAGTTTTTCATTCGCCAAAAACCTTTACCACAGAGAATTCTGTTGAAATTTCGTTTCACGGATCGCCGCATATTGCCAAAAAAATTCTGGAAGTTTTAATAAAAAACGGGGCGAGAATGGCGAAAGCGGGTGAGTTTACGATGCGCGCGTTCATGAACGGAAGGATCGACCTGAGTCAGGCAGAATCGATTGCGGATCTGATCGCGTCCGAAAATGAAGCTTCGAGGAAAGTCGCTTTAAATCAGTTGAAAGGCGGGATTTCTAACGAGATTTCTAATCTCCGTGGAGATTTGCTCAACTTTACTTCATTGGTTGAACTCGAACTTGATTTCGCGGAGGAAGACGTGGAGTTTGCAGACCGTTCCGCTCTGAATAAGCTTTTAAATAAAATCGAGGATAAACTTTCGTCACTAATCGACAGCTTCCAGTACGGAAACGCCATCAAAAATGGGGTAGATGTCGCCATTATCGGAAAACCCAACGCAGGAAAATCTACGTTACTGAATGCTTTATTAAAGGAAGAAAGAGCCATCGTTTCGGATATTGCGGGAACGACGCGCGACACGATCGAGGAAATTCTGCATATTAAAGGTACAGCCTTCCGTTTCATCGATACTGCTGGAATCCGTGAAACAACGGATAAAATCGAGGCCATCGGTGTTCAAAAAGCCAAAGAAAAAATTTCCACAGCGAAAATTCTTCTTTACCTATATGACGAGTTCGACAGTGAACCGCATGAAGTCATCGATTTTGTAAAAACCTTTTGGCGTGAAGACTTGAAAATCATTCTTCTGCACAATAAGATCGACCTTTCGGGAGGTTATTTTGAAAATGATTTTGACAAAAAAGTGAAAGCCGAACTGTTCCCAAAATTTACCAATTCCATTATTGGCGTTTCCGCCAAAGAAGGCACTTCCGTAGAAGCCATCAAAAATGAACTGGTGGAATACATCGAGGACATCAAAACCTCTGAAAACACGGTCATTACCAATCAAAGGCATTACGAGTCCCTACAAAAATCTTTGGAATCTGTAAAGCGTGTAAAATCTGCCATCTCCCAAAGTTTCCACACCGAACTTTTGGCTTACGAACTTCGTTACGCTTTGGAACACCTCGGTGAGATTTCCGGGGAGTTTACGAACGACGAGGTTTTGGGGAATATTTTTTCGAAGTTTTGTATCGGAAAGTGA